The following DNA comes from Frankia casuarinae.
CGTCGTCGAGCGGGTCGCCCGCGTCGGGCTGCGCCTCGGTGAACTTCTGCGCCAGGTAGCGGACGAGTTCGTTGTCCCAGTCCGCACCGCCCAGCTCGTGGTCGCCATCCGTGGCGACCACGGTGATCGCGCCCTCGCTCAGCCTGATGACCGTGGTGTCGAATGTGCCACCGCCGAGGTCGTAGACCAGCACGGTCGACTCCTCGGCCCCGTCCTGGCCGAATCCGTAGGCGAAGGCGGCGGCGGTCGGCTCGTTGATGATGTCGACCACGTTGAGGCCGGCGAGCTCGCCGGCCAGCTTCGTCGCCTTGCGCTCCTCGTCACCGAAGTACGCGGGCACGGTGATCACTACATCGGTGACCGGGACACTGGTCGCGCGTTCGGCGTCCGCAGCGAGCGCCTTGAGCACCAGGCTCGACACCGCGGCGGCGCTGTACTCCTCGTCATGCGCCACGAACCGCCAGTCCGACGCGCCCATGTGCCGCTTGACCAGCCGGGCGACATCGTCGGGACGGATGCGAGCCTGGCGCTTGGCCTGGGTTCCCACCACGAAAGAGGTTGGGCCCTCCGCCCCAGTGTCGAACAGGACGACCGAAGGCGTCGTCGGCTGGGACTCGATGTTGCGGATCACTTCCGGTCGGCCGTACTCGTCGACCTGGGCAATGCAGGAGTAGGTCGTGCCCAGGTCGATCCCGAACACCTTGGTGCCTGCCACCGTCTAATTCTTCCCTTCACAAGCCTCGTACCTCCGCGGCTCAGCGCGATCGGTAGACCTCGGTCTCCGCCGGTCGGACGACCGTGGTCTCGCCGCGGACGAAACCCGGACGAACGGTACGAGCGATCGTCCCGTCCCGTCCCGGGTCGTCCGTCGGCACCCGACGCACCCCCAGGTGCCGCGCCGGGTCGAAGGTCCCGCCCGGCACCGCCGTGTACGGGCGGACGTCCACAGCGACATCGAGCACCTGGAGCAGCTGCTTACGCAGGATGCCGGCGACACTCTGCGGATCGTCGGCCCCCAGGCTACCCATTTGATCATGAAGTCGAATCAACCCCCGCAGAAGGGGGGCCATGGCTTCGGTAAGCTCACCACTACGTAGCCGGGCATTCTCGGCATGCAATCGGTCCACGAGTTGGGTATCGTGACGCCGTAGCCGGGCCAGCTCGTCAACGCGGCTCGCGAGGCGTTCCAGCGCCACCGCCTGGACAGCACCGATCGAACCCACCAGATCCGTCCCGCCGCCGTCAGGGCCCGGACGGTCCACGGGGCAGTCCTGATCCGCCGAACCGTCCTGAGGAACCTGATCATCCTGAGCCGCGGTGCCGCCATGGTCGACCGGGCCGCGCTCCGCATCCCGTTGATCCGGGCCCGTCGGAGACCGTGTCGGCGTCGCCGGTCCGGCGTGCTCGGCGCGCTCGGATGCCACGGCCGACTCCGGCTCGTCGGGCCGGA
Coding sequences within:
- a CDS encoding co-chaperone GrpE; amino-acid sequence: MTGADPGQADPAYAGPSRAAGWEQGRRGQVPVDAHPPREDRFPGRNAPAWSPSQPSHGGSSGYGDHAGSGYGAREEHRSVAGSRGAPAYEATDPREADDLPEAEWRETGPEAGDRGAGGPEDIRPDEVRPDEVRPDEVRPDEVRPDEVWPDEVRPDEVRPDEVRPDEVRPDEVRPDEPESAVASERAEHAGPATPTRSPTGPDQRDAERGPVDHGGTAAQDDQVPQDGSADQDCPVDRPGPDGGGTDLVGSIGAVQAVALERLASRVDELARLRRHDTQLVDRLHAENARLRSGELTEAMAPLLRGLIRLHDQMGSLGADDPQSVAGILRKQLLQVLDVAVDVRPYTAVPGGTFDPARHLGVRRVPTDDPGRDGTIARTVRPGFVRGETTVVRPAETEVYRSR